Below is a window of Humulus lupulus chromosome 2, drHumLupu1.1, whole genome shotgun sequence DNA.
attaaagtaggaattaagtaatgtttaatatttttaattatatcttgtttctttAAGTATCATTAAcgttactagtgaaggttaattcataaacaaaataatgaatttgaggaaaggtatagattccatatatgcaTATTATGTTCTTAGCCATTTACGTCAATGAGTTtctaaaacaaaagttttcagcatgatcattctgaaaaaccataaggagtgaatcaaagaacttatatgacataaacaagagtttataataacttcaggattaagaccgatttttatatgatcatcttattgatatgctAAATTCGTTCCCTATattcttaattctctcataccaatacaagattgtagtcacaataacgaatttgtgaattttctgatattcatataatattattctaataataataataataataataataataaacaataaatatataaaaaaattcatttcaattatttatttcataaaacattattcaatacatatattttaaaaggccctaatcccaacaatctcccacttgccctaaagcaaatgaggcatctccctcaaactcatattgctaacatgatctttaaaagatttggtagacaaagtcttagtaaaaAGATCGACAAGGTTATGTtcgaagctatcttcataaccaCTACATCTCCTATGTGAACAATATACTTGAACAAGTGGTATTTCCTCTCGATATGATTTTCCCTCTTGTGACTCCTTGGTTCCTTCGAGTTAGCTACCGCCTCACTGTTATCACAATAcaagactagtggcttatccatgttTGGAACAACTTCCATATCAGAATActactttttgagccacacaacatctttagctgcttcacaagccgctatgtattcaaCTTTCATGGGAGAATCTGTGAtattggtttgtttaatactatgccagaccacaactcctccaccaagtgtgaacattGATCCAGAATTCGATTTTCGACTATCTCTGTCTCATTGAAAATTAGAATGAGTGTATCCAGTGGGGTTAAggtcaccacctgaatatacaataatatattctctagttttcctaagatacttgagaatattctttactgcaaccCGATGACTCAATCtatgattggattgataacgactcactATCCTTACTACATAACAAATgttaggtcttgtacacaacatggcatacattagactgcctaggGATACTATCTCATAGCCTCTTTTTCATGAGGTGCCTTAGGACACTCCTCTTTAAAAGGACAATTCCATGacaggttggcatatcacccttcttggaattttgcatacTGAATTGCTCtagtaccttatctatataagcAGCTTGAGACAGAGCCAAAACTTTGTTTTGTCGATCTCAAAGAATCTGGATGCCCAGaacatagtttgcatctcccaaatctttcatttggaattgctcgggtagccatttctttacttttgtcaatgttcctaCGTCATCTCCAatcagtagaatatcatcaatgtaaagaatcAGGAATACAACAATGCcatctttgatttttttgtagACACAAGGTTCATCGACCTTTCGTTCAAAATTGTACATTTTGATTATGTCATCAAATCTTAGACtccaagatcttgaagcttgtttgagtccataaatggacctaagaagctttcaaaccttttgctctttaCTTTTTATTTCgtacccttctggttgagacatataaatggtgttgtcaagatagccatttagaCATGTTGCCTTAATGTCCATTtgtcatatctcataatccatgcaagcaactATGGACAATAGTAtgtgaatggatttaagcatggccacaagagaaaaggtttcttcataatcaacccttGGCTACTAGCCTAGCTATGAAATTTtttactttcccatctgctcctcttttcttcttgaatatccatttgcagcCAATAAGTTTAACATTTCAGGAGTCTCTTCAAGAGTCTAGACGAAATTgtaatacatcgattccatttctaggttcatggcatctttcaatttttctttctcagaatcttccattgcatctctatatgtcaatggatcatctttgtttgtgtcagacacaagtaTTTGAACTTTTTATTCATAGCGACTTGGTTGCCtgacaaccctcccactatgacaaagctctctattgttctgaATAGAGCTTGTGGCTTTCTTCTGGTCGTTGTTTATTGCGAACAGTTGGTGATCTATTTACTTGatctgagaccatctcctccaataCAACCTTAGTGTGAGGCTTGTGattgttaatatagtcatatttaagaaaagtagcatttttcGATAcagatgttttattttatttaggactatagaatataccacctatggtctctttggaatatcccacaaacatgcacaacTCAGTGCGAGATTTCAGGTTTCCAGTCTTTCCTTTCAGCATGTGTGCTGGACACCCCCAAATACgaaaatggcgtaaactaggtttagtacaattTCATATTTCTATCGGTGTCTTCTTGGTAGACttggatggaacaacattcaatatgtaaaTTGCACATTAAATAGCATAGCCCCAGAATGGCAGTGACAATGACAAATAGCTCATCATTGATTTAACCATGTCTAATAATGTCATgttccttctttctgaaacaccatttcgATGTGGTATTCTAGGTACAATGAGTTGGGATTAAATTCCATGCTCATGCAAGTGATCCTCGAATTCATAACCAAAGTATTGTCCTCCTGATCAGATCAAATAACTttaagtgatttacctaatttcttttcagcttcagcttggaattctttaaactttctaaaagtttcaaatttctTTTGCATAAAATATATGCAACCATATCTTGAAAATCGTCTAGaaaagtgacaaaatattcaaaccctcctctcgcttgcacattaagtggtccacacacatcAATGTGTACGAGTTAGAGcggttctatggctcttgaaccttttgcagagaaaggtattttggtcatcttgccttccagaCAGGATTCACGGAATGGAAGAGAACCAAcagttaattctcttaaaggttctTCCTTTGCTAGTCTGTTAATTCTATAAAATGTCTTTAAatacttttagggcattaatcctaatagAAACCACATGTGTCTTAATAAATTATGGAAATACAAGCAAATGAACTAATAACATTAAGGATTCAAATTAGTGAGAACAACATGAGGGGTATCTCCCTTAACTCTAAAGGAGCCATGGTCTTGACTAATCTTGCCCATCTAACTAAACTATGAGCAATACCATTTTCAGTTCATTAAACAAAGGAAAAGTACAACTGTTAAAACTATTGAAAAGGCTAATAACTTGTTAAGAAATACTACGAAATGCACATTAAAAATCAGGATTTCATTTTCTCAAACAAGATTATAATATTAGGAGACTTTAGTTAGGTTGTTAGTTATCTCTAACTAACTTTGGTTAATATGTTGAAGTGATTAGTTGTTATATGTAGTGcactagtttttttattttatctattactattattatttgtttatgtgcttggttatttttttaatttaattatttaattgataagagtgtaattgtttaaattgattttattgtgaaattccgttttttatgattaccaacttaattattcaaattaaataattaattgctgaactgttacagaaatgtttaaacggacacatagactgtttgaacagaaaccagatatgtttaaacagtttatcaccagaagataaaaacgaacataaggtaaagaacacacgaaattatacgtggtatcagcaatctttgcagattgctactagtcaacggggccacgcccagagaatgaaatttattagaagaatatctaaacgattacaaaaccaaattgacttatacaaataaagactccctcttgaatttgtcgcaactgttgtaatctaaactcctaatcaaatttctaaaATGCTAAGATCCTGAAcccccttcaaatcataacacttgcacttttcctcccgaaaagtgactcacgaacaaaacttctcccgaagcttgatgaataatgtccaagtgtgttcaacctgggcaattaacacaaagaaaataatacaaaagtacactgtaataaaccactaagaacttcttggactcaagttcttcacataataaaaaagtctctctaaaacttgaaaaatatttggaaaataatacaccaagagagatgatcaaaaaccaacaacctaaggatgattatatactttttagaaccCCTTTAGGtcatggaaaacaaatcagaaaccaatcagccaataaatggaaaatcttcaaaaacaggaaagtcagaatctgttcaaacagactagaaatccgttcaaacagattcgttgaacctggacagtttttaaacccagtttccctaaataaataaggaaacaatatatacttTATCTCTGCAAGTTGTACACGATTTATGATCAAATAAATCagatcaaaaaaataaaaataaataccaataatttccatttcaagaaaagatattcttttataggaaattatatatttattttattaacatatatataataatctgattatagaTAGCATATCAcaaacaaaacaggaaactacccatttcgaaaaatcttctttaattaattttgtcaatattgtcaaatatgccaataaggattttacaatctccccctttggcaatttgatagacaaaattaattcaaaaaactGCAACACAAATGTTAGCTACAAGTAAAGAGAAACAACTCCCCCTACAAACatgcattaacttataacaaacatataaagAAACTGGACTTAACTCCCCCGcaaaataagaaggtccagagttaaacaCAAAAACAAACAAAGAGGTTTTTAGAAGTATttactctccccctttgtgtctgtcaaagaagccaaagaaccataaaacaaaaacaaaagagtGTATCAATGTTCTTAGGAAAATAgtcataaaaataagaaaaactaaACGACTGGATCCTTGGTCAGAGTTTGAACAGCATCCAACACAGAACGTTGCAATCCTTCAATCGACATCACTCGAGCAGCCAAAGAATCAACAGAGGCTCGAACAGCAGCTATTTCTGTAGCAACAAGTCCCGAATCTGTGGGACCAGAGGAGGATGCATGAGGAATGTCATCTGAGGAAAACTTCAGAGATTGGGGCTTGACTTTCTTGGTTGATGGAGCATCAGTGGCTTTAGTAGGAGGAGCAGAGGCCTTGTAGGAAGCAGCAGTAGTGGGAGCCACCAAGTCTTCTTGATCACGTTGGAGATCTTTTATCTGCAtactcaacactttataaataacttGAGGAAAAGAAAGATTCAAGTTTTACCTATTACCTTTTCGAAACCCAATGATTTGATCATGAATAACCATAGCCAAATTTATACCAATACCGGTCCCCACCTTGTACAAAAACGAAGCCATGTCAAAAGAGATAGTTGCGGTGTGAGAAGTTGGCTTCCAATTTGTTGTGGCAAACTTATGGAGGACAACATAAGTGTAGGTGAGATTAGAGACCGAGATGACTGTATTAGATGGCCATACCATTTTTTGCCCTACTAATTCAGTGATAACCGTATCCTTGTCAAGAGTGGCAAGATCATCATCTTCCTCGACATCAAGAGGAAGATGCAAAGCATGGGCAATGTCttgaggagaaaaagagaaccaaTGGCCCCTAACAAACACTTTATAATACATAGGAGATTTAGGTTCAATAATTTCATTAGTaagattggcatagaattccttgactattctatccacaaaaccaGTAAATTTAACCAAAGAACCTATCCATTTGCGATCTTGAAGCATTGTTAGCACACCATAAGGCCGATGATCACTCAAGACATAATTTCTCTCAATGATAAATTTCCTTTGAGCATAAAGAACCATATCACAAGCATTATCATTATAACAAAAAGTTGAagaata
It encodes the following:
- the LOC133814686 gene encoding uncharacterized protein LOC133814686; the encoded protein is MVFPDITANIVDIAPPSEVVVPSRAKNPSPLPIDLSLTARAKSKSVSSSSKVATIGLLKLPLKPSQSKKNYVAPKRKLGLDMSSSPLTAAKKRLKAHPPSLSSSESNPEEGKSESEATRDTTLFDETVPNNAESEGESDEPEQEDIVPSEQEAESDSEPIASPLSPKAKGKRPISDPTPERMFRKFIIERNYVLSDHRPYGVLTMLQDRKWIGSLVKFTGFVDRIVKEFYANLTNEIIEPKSPMYYKVFVRGHWFSFSPQDIAHALHLPLDVEEDDDLATLDKDTVITELVGQKMVWPSNTVISVSNLTYTYVVLHKFATTNWKPTSHTATISFDMASFLYKVGTGIGINLAMIKDLQRDQEDLVAPTTAASYKASAPPTKATDAPSTKKVKPQSLKFSSDDIPHASSSGPTDSGLVATEIAAVRASVDSLAARVMSIEGLQRSVLDAVQTLTKDPVV